One genomic segment of uncultured Desulfobacter sp. includes these proteins:
- a CDS encoding DUF6178 family protein, producing the protein MNKDHQLANKAKKELKLQKMRRDILVSEGSKALDMILEAPSPATLIQSFPDQDLYYLMHKIGIHDFIPVLALAASSQWEYILDVEVWDDDRLNTHMMTQVFSLLFKADPHRLLRWTIKEKPSFVEYYFSQKMRIFIREHDELPPEDFDDYITLDDKFYFRFPDSPSVADENPEGELLPQDAPREDGLPDDAPELIEQMLKTLAAMDLSVLHGLLLETLSLLPAEVEEEQFRLKNIRLAEKGFLPTHEAVGIYQPIAGKNLTPRPEITRDPHTMNPDIPMPPMFFTQFLIGDNLFAKALEQINGQGGIPGLDSELAALINKIISADRIKIRNRESIEKPLEKTMSTLSLGLEVLLEGSKAGVEAAGNLIYKYFLEDIFRTGAREGAKLQTMMRKWYEKSFIGAKKLPLSFLGETYLGIIGGLMVQRPMFFADYADKVLYRNFGSLSDIRATRRQLDEIICLDDFLNRLDVDIATFTFGVLTYKSMILTLWVRDRMGLNSSKPLSLAPIEISEFKDFFTQLFGPDETIGDTQAKDLGLWAAQASGVHEVDLPTALQGILYRLLRELESEYGHVRTQDLDPRFMPMFLLAGQD; encoded by the coding sequence ATGAACAAAGATCACCAACTGGCCAATAAAGCCAAAAAAGAACTAAAGTTACAGAAAATGCGCCGGGACATCCTTGTCAGCGAGGGCTCCAAAGCCCTTGATATGATCCTGGAGGCCCCCTCCCCTGCCACGCTGATCCAATCTTTTCCGGATCAGGATCTTTATTATCTGATGCATAAAATCGGGATACATGATTTCATTCCGGTTCTGGCCCTGGCTGCTTCCAGCCAGTGGGAGTATATCCTTGACGTGGAAGTCTGGGATGACGACCGGCTGAATACCCATATGATGACCCAGGTGTTTTCCCTTCTGTTTAAAGCTGATCCCCACCGGCTTCTACGCTGGACCATCAAGGAAAAACCCAGTTTTGTGGAATATTATTTCTCACAAAAAATGCGTATTTTTATTCGGGAACATGATGAACTACCGCCCGAGGATTTTGACGACTATATCACCTTGGATGATAAATTTTATTTCAGGTTTCCCGATAGTCCATCTGTTGCAGATGAAAATCCTGAAGGGGAGCTTTTACCCCAGGACGCCCCCCGGGAAGATGGTCTGCCCGATGACGCGCCGGAATTAATCGAACAAATGTTAAAAACCCTTGCCGCCATGGATTTGTCAGTTCTCCATGGCCTGCTCCTTGAGACCTTAAGCCTTCTGCCTGCCGAAGTAGAGGAGGAACAGTTCCGGCTAAAAAACATCAGGCTTGCGGAAAAAGGTTTTTTACCGACCCATGAGGCCGTTGGTATTTACCAACCGATCGCGGGAAAAAATTTAACACCCAGGCCCGAAATTACCCGTGACCCCCATACAATGAATCCGGATATTCCCATGCCGCCCATGTTCTTCACCCAGTTTTTAATAGGTGACAACCTGTTTGCAAAAGCCTTGGAACAAATCAATGGGCAAGGGGGAATACCTGGCCTTGACAGCGAGCTTGCCGCGCTGATCAATAAAATCATCAGTGCAGATCGAATCAAAATCCGGAACCGGGAATCCATTGAAAAACCCCTTGAAAAAACCATGTCAACCTTAAGCCTGGGCCTTGAGGTGCTTCTGGAAGGGTCCAAAGCCGGCGTGGAGGCTGCCGGGAATCTGATCTATAAATATTTTCTTGAAGATATTTTTAGAACCGGGGCCCGGGAAGGTGCAAAGCTGCAGACCATGATGCGCAAATGGTATGAGAAAAGCTTTATCGGGGCAAAAAAACTGCCCTTAAGTTTTCTAGGGGAAACGTACCTGGGCATTATTGGGGGGCTGATGGTTCAGCGGCCCATGTTTTTTGCCGACTATGCCGACAAGGTCTTGTACCGTAACTTTGGCAGCCTTTCCGATATCAGGGCCACCCGGCGGCAACTGGATGAAATTATCTGCCTGGATGATTTCCTTAACCGCCTGGATGTAGACATTGCCACCTTTACCTTTGGGGTGCTCACATACAAAAGCATGATCCTGACCTTGTGGGTCCGGGACCGTATGGGCCTGAATAGCTCAAAGCCATTGAGCCTTGCACCCATTGAAATTTCTGAATTCAAAGATTTCTTTACCCAGCTTTTCGGGCCGGATGAAACCATCGGCGACACCCAGGCAAAGGATTTGGGATTATGGGCAGCCCAGGCATCCGGCGTGCATGAGGTTGATCTACCCACAGCCCTCCAGGGCATTTTGTACAGACTTTTGCGGGAACTTGAGTCGGAATACGGACATGTCCGGACCCAGGATCTGGATCCGCGGTTTATGCCCATGTTTCTTCTGGCAGGACAGGATTAG